The Candidatus Mycolicibacterium alkanivorans genome contains a region encoding:
- a CDS encoding ATP-dependent helicase: protein MTYSPSELAEALGLPAPTDEQAAVICAPPGPLVVIAGAGAGKTETMAARVVWLVANGFADPGQVLGLTFTRKAAGQLLRRVRSRLARLAGHLGAAATATGAPTVSTYHAFAGALLREYGLLLPVEPDARLLSETEMWQLAYDVVRAYPGPLHTDKDPAKITAVVLRLAGELAEHLVDTHQLLDTHIELERLVHTLPAGRYQRDRGPSQFLLNMLATQTERTALVPLIDAVHARMRAEKVMDFGSQMSAAARLAARCPQAGEQLRSRYRVVLLDEYQDTGHAQRIALSSLFGRGADDGLALTAVGDPIQSIYGWRGASATNLPRFTTDFPQADGSPAPTLELRTSWRNPPSTLHIANAVSAEARRRSVAVRALRPRPGAEPGTVRCALLTDVATERDWVADHIAARYTEAAVAGSPPPTAAVLVRRNADAGPMAEALSAHGVPVEVVGLAGLLSIAEVSDVVAMLRLVADPAAGTAAMRVLTGPRWRLGARDIAALWRRAASLDGERTVAATAEQIIAAAAPDADTASLADALADPGPASAYSHDGYVRITGLAAELARLRTLLGNPVTDLVAEVRRTLGVDVEVRAARPVTAGWSGTEHLDRFADVVADYAHRPGASVDGLLAYLEVAAVVENGLAPADISVAADRVQVLTVHAAKGLEWQVVAVPHLSARVFPSTASKRTWLSDPADLPPLLRGDRAAQGLHGVPVLDTSSVGDRKGLSDSIIAHRDQLEQRRIDEERRLLYVAITRAEDTLLMSGHHWGATESKPRGPSDFLCEIRDIIEAAAAAGRPCGEVEHWAPPPADGNRNPLRNSVREAVWPAAPLGDGRADVERGAALVAAAAAGTLPVSAEDPEGWAADVDALLAERSRISDPPPVELPGQLSVSALVELDRDPAAAARRLTRRLPSRPDPHAMLGTAFHEWVQRFYGAERLFDLDDLPGTVGEGPVEAEQLAALQQAFSASPWAVRTPVDVEVPFEMAIGDTIVRGRIDAVFVDPDGGVTVVDWKTGEPPADDDARRHAAVQLAVYRLAWAALSGRPESEVRAAFHYVRSGYTVLPENLAGPAELVALLAAASNAERCA from the coding sequence ATGACTTACAGCCCCTCGGAACTGGCTGAGGCCCTTGGCCTTCCGGCCCCCACCGACGAGCAGGCCGCGGTCATCTGCGCCCCGCCGGGGCCGCTGGTTGTCATCGCCGGCGCCGGGGCCGGCAAGACCGAGACGATGGCCGCACGGGTGGTGTGGCTGGTGGCCAACGGATTCGCCGACCCGGGGCAGGTGTTGGGACTGACATTCACCCGCAAGGCAGCCGGGCAGTTGTTGCGCCGGGTACGCTCCCGGCTGGCCCGCCTGGCCGGGCACCTCGGGGCCGCCGCGACGGCGACGGGTGCCCCGACGGTGAGCACCTATCACGCCTTCGCCGGGGCGCTGCTGCGCGAGTACGGGCTGCTGCTGCCCGTCGAGCCCGACGCCCGCCTGCTCAGCGAGACCGAGATGTGGCAGCTGGCCTACGACGTGGTCCGCGCATACCCCGGCCCCCTGCACACCGATAAGGATCCCGCCAAGATCACCGCGGTGGTACTGCGGCTGGCCGGGGAACTCGCCGAGCATCTCGTCGACACCCATCAGCTGCTCGACACCCACATCGAACTCGAACGCCTCGTCCATACGCTGCCGGCCGGCCGCTACCAGCGGGACCGCGGGCCAAGCCAGTTCCTGCTGAACATGCTGGCTACCCAGACCGAGCGCACCGCGCTGGTCCCGCTGATCGACGCCGTGCACGCGCGGATGCGCGCGGAGAAGGTGATGGACTTCGGCTCGCAGATGTCGGCGGCAGCGCGACTGGCCGCACGCTGCCCGCAGGCCGGCGAACAGCTGCGCAGCCGCTACCGGGTGGTGCTGCTCGACGAGTACCAGGACACCGGGCACGCTCAGCGCATCGCGCTGTCGTCGCTGTTCGGCCGCGGCGCCGACGACGGCTTGGCGCTCACCGCGGTCGGCGACCCGATCCAGTCGATCTACGGCTGGCGCGGCGCCTCGGCGACCAACCTGCCGCGGTTCACCACCGACTTCCCGCAGGCCGACGGGTCCCCGGCGCCGACGCTCGAACTTCGCACCAGCTGGCGCAATCCGCCGAGCACGCTGCACATCGCGAACGCGGTGTCAGCCGAGGCCCGCCGCCGGTCGGTCGCGGTGCGCGCGCTGCGCCCCCGGCCGGGTGCCGAGCCGGGCACGGTGAGGTGCGCACTGCTGACCGACGTTGCCACCGAACGGGACTGGGTAGCCGACCACATCGCCGCGCGCTACACCGAGGCGGCCGTGGCGGGCAGCCCGCCGCCCACGGCCGCGGTGCTGGTCCGCCGCAACGCCGACGCCGGGCCGATGGCGGAGGCGTTGAGCGCGCACGGCGTTCCCGTGGAGGTGGTCGGACTGGCCGGGCTGCTGTCGATCGCGGAGGTCTCCGACGTCGTAGCGATGCTGCGCCTGGTGGCCGACCCGGCCGCGGGTACGGCGGCGATGCGGGTGCTGACCGGTCCGCGCTGGCGGCTGGGTGCCCGCGACATTGCCGCGCTGTGGCGCCGCGCGGCGAGCCTCGACGGCGAGCGGACAGTGGCCGCCACCGCCGAGCAGATCATCGCCGCAGCCGCCCCCGACGCCGACACCGCGAGCCTGGCCGACGCATTGGCCGACCCTGGCCCGGCGAGCGCCTACTCCCACGACGGATACGTTCGCATCACCGGACTCGCGGCCGAATTGGCGCGGCTGCGAACGCTGTTGGGCAACCCGGTCACCGACCTGGTCGCCGAGGTCCGGCGAACTCTCGGAGTCGACGTCGAGGTCCGCGCGGCCCGGCCGGTGACCGCGGGCTGGTCGGGCACCGAACACCTGGACCGGTTCGCAGACGTCGTGGCCGACTACGCACACCGGCCGGGCGCGAGCGTCGACGGTCTGCTCGCCTACCTGGAGGTTGCCGCGGTCGTCGAAAACGGGCTCGCGCCCGCGGACATCAGCGTGGCGGCCGACCGCGTTCAGGTGCTGACCGTGCACGCCGCCAAGGGGCTGGAGTGGCAGGTCGTGGCGGTGCCGCACCTGTCCGCCCGGGTGTTTCCGTCTACGGCGTCCAAGCGCACCTGGCTGTCCGACCCGGCCGATCTGCCGCCTCTGCTGCGCGGTGACCGCGCCGCGCAGGGACTGCACGGTGTGCCGGTGCTCGATACCTCCTCGGTCGGCGACCGGAAGGGGTTGTCCGACAGCATCATCGCCCACCGCGATCAGCTCGAACAGCGGCGTATCGACGAGGAGCGCCGGCTTCTCTACGTCGCGATCACCCGCGCCGAGGACACCCTGCTGATGTCCGGCCACCACTGGGGCGCCACCGAGTCCAAGCCCCGCGGTCCCTCTGACTTCCTCTGCGAGATCAGGGACATCATCGAGGCCGCCGCCGCGGCGGGCCGGCCGTGCGGAGAGGTGGAACACTGGGCGCCGCCTCCTGCCGACGGGAATCGAAACCCGTTGCGCAACAGCGTGCGTGAAGCAGTCTGGCCGGCTGCCCCCCTGGGCGACGGCCGTGCCGACGTCGAGCGGGGTGCGGCTCTGGTGGCCGCGGCAGCCGCCGGGACACTGCCGGTGAGCGCCGAGGATCCCGAAGGATGGGCCGCCGATGTCGACGCGCTGCTGGCCGAGCGGTCCCGTATCAGCGATCCACCGCCGGTCGAGCTGCCCGGCCAGCTGTCGGTCAGCGCTCTGGTCGAGCTGGACCGCGACCCCGCGGCGGCCGCCAGGCGGCTGACTCGGCGGCTGCCGTCGCGGCCTGATCCGCACGCCATGCTGGGCACCGCCTTCCACGAGTGGGTGCAGCGGTTCTACGGCGCCGAGCGGCTCTTCGACCTCGACGACCTGCCCGGCACGGTCGGGGAGGGCCCGGTCGAGGCCGAGCAGCTGGCCGCTCTGCAGCAGGCGTTCTCGGCGTCGCCGTGGGCGGTACGCACCCCGGTGGACGTGGAGGTGCCGTTCGAGATGGCGATCGGCGACACCATCGTGCGCGGCCGTATCGACGCGGTGTTCGTCGATCCCGACGGTGGCGTGACCGTCGTGGACTGGAAGACCGGCGAACCGCCGGCCGACGACGACGCGCGCCGGCATGCCGCCGTCCAGCTGGCGGTGTACCGGCTGGCCTGGGCGGCGCTGAGTGGCCGGCCGGAATCCGAGGTGCGCGCGGCCTTCCACTACGTGCGGTCCGGGTACACCGTCTTGCCGGAAAACCTCGCCGGCCCAGCCGAATTGGTGGCGCTGCTGGCCGCGGCTAGTAACGCGGAGCGTTGCGCCTGA
- a CDS encoding alpha/beta hydrolase, which translates to MTDLHLHRFGPPGPVQVLALHGLTGHGRRWHTLATRHLPDVVVAAPDLLGHSHSSWSAPWTFDANVAALAAVVENHAEGPVVVVGHSFGGAVALHLAAARPDLVSGLVLLDPAIGLDGQWMREIADAMLESPDYTDREEARTEKFTGVWTDVPPEEIDADLDDHLVPLPNGRFGWRISVPAMMSYWSELTRDIVLPHKGTPTTLVRAQWTEPPYVGEELIDGLSGRLGEDFTLVDFACQHMVAQAKPAETSALIRDHLGRR; encoded by the coding sequence GTGACCGACCTCCACCTTCACCGTTTCGGGCCGCCCGGCCCCGTGCAGGTTCTGGCCCTGCACGGATTGACCGGACACGGCCGGCGCTGGCACACCCTGGCCACGCGGCACCTGCCCGACGTCGTCGTCGCCGCGCCCGATCTGCTGGGCCACAGCCACTCGTCGTGGTCGGCGCCGTGGACGTTCGACGCCAACGTCGCCGCGCTGGCAGCCGTGGTGGAGAACCACGCCGAGGGCCCGGTCGTGGTGGTGGGCCACTCCTTCGGCGGCGCGGTGGCGCTGCACCTGGCCGCAGCGCGTCCGGATCTGGTGTCGGGCCTGGTGCTGCTGGACCCCGCGATCGGGCTGGACGGGCAGTGGATGCGCGAGATCGCCGACGCCATGCTGGAATCCCCCGACTACACCGACCGCGAGGAGGCGCGCACCGAGAAGTTCACCGGGGTGTGGACCGACGTGCCGCCCGAGGAAATCGACGCCGATCTCGACGATCATCTGGTGCCGCTGCCCAACGGTCGCTTCGGCTGGCGGATCAGCGTGCCGGCGATGATGTCCTACTGGAGCGAGTTGACCCGCGATATCGTGCTGCCGCACAAGGGAACTCCCACGACTCTGGTGCGCGCGCAGTGGACGGAACCGCCCTATGTGGGCGAGGAGTTGATCGACGGCCTGTCCGGCCGGCTGGGTGAAGACTTCACCTTGGTCGATTTCGCCTGCCAGCACATGGTGGCCCAGGCCAAACCG
- a CDS encoding ATP-dependent DNA helicase, producing the protein MTNPALIAEDIDAAAVCEPGLRGTVRIVGGPGTGKSTLLVTAAAAHISAGTAPESVLLLTGSGRLAASARSALTGALLKAHSGEPCRAVVREPLVRSVHSYAFAVLRQAATRAGDPPPRLVTGAEQDGIIRELLAGDLEDGADSPSRWPEQLRPALGTAGFATELRDLLARCAERGVDHQQLQRIGRLSGRPEWAAAGRFAQQYEQVMLLRAAVGTAAPQATVPALGAAELVGAALEALATDPELLDAERARVRLLLVDDAQHLDPQAARLVRVLAAGADLALLAGDPNQAVFGFRGADPALLTADGPVIELGPSRRCTSAIADAISGVAAGLPGSGGWRRIDGIGDGGSVSVRLAASAHAETAVIADTLRRAHLVDGLPWSQLAVIVRSAAAASALMRALAAAGVPVASPSMAGPVCEQPGARALLTVLSATANGLDAEQAVSLLTGPIGRVDPVSLRQLRRALRRAAGGERDLGELLVEALASSTSDLPATLARPVNRVRAVLAVAARGHRAHRDPRYTLWQAWERSGLQRRWLSAVERGGVEGAAADRNLAAVTALFDIANEYVTRTAGASLAGLLDHVAALHLPSVGTDTAASTEMVAVLSPHAALGRDWELVVLAGLQDGLWPNTTPRGGVLGTQRLLDVLDGFGDEVSVRAPLLAEERRLLIAAMGRARRRLLVTAVDSDAGDEAALPSPFVAEIAEWATEDAPAPAQPVVAPPVLTPAAVVGRLRAVVSAPQGSVDESHRATAAQQLARLAAEGVPGADPAQWYGMTAVSTFEPLWTGDEHTVTLSPSTLQILTECPLRWLVERHGGTDRRELRSMLGSVVHALIADSGKSASVLADDLERVWATIPFDSSWFADNELARHRAMLEAFLAWRSATRHELTEVGTEIEVDGVVAASDEQAPGVRVRGRVDRLERDAEGRLVIVDVKTGKSPVTKDDAQRHAQLAFYQLAIAEGVIAEDDRPGGGRLVYVGKQSASGATEREQSALTDDSRAEWRQTVQDAAAATAGPQFVARVNDGCTHCPMRSGCPAHNMPRTEPS; encoded by the coding sequence ATGACCAATCCCGCGCTCATCGCCGAGGACATCGACGCGGCGGCCGTATGCGAGCCGGGACTGCGCGGCACCGTGCGGATCGTGGGCGGCCCGGGCACCGGCAAGAGCACACTGCTGGTGACGGCGGCCGCGGCCCACATCTCCGCCGGGACCGCGCCGGAATCGGTTCTGCTGCTGACGGGTTCGGGCCGGCTGGCCGCTTCGGCGCGCAGCGCGCTGACCGGCGCACTGCTCAAGGCGCACTCGGGGGAGCCGTGCCGTGCGGTGGTCCGCGAACCGCTGGTGCGCTCGGTGCACAGCTACGCGTTCGCGGTGCTGCGCCAGGCAGCCACCCGCGCCGGTGACCCCCCGCCGCGACTGGTCACTGGCGCTGAGCAGGACGGCATCATCCGCGAGCTGCTCGCCGGCGACCTGGAGGACGGGGCCGATTCTCCGTCGCGGTGGCCCGAACAGCTGCGGCCGGCGCTGGGCACCGCCGGCTTCGCCACCGAGCTGCGCGACCTGTTGGCCCGCTGCGCCGAGCGCGGGGTGGACCACCAGCAGCTACAGCGCATCGGCCGGTTGTCGGGCCGGCCCGAGTGGGCCGCCGCCGGCCGCTTCGCCCAGCAGTACGAGCAGGTGATGCTGCTGCGCGCGGCGGTCGGTACCGCAGCACCGCAGGCCACCGTGCCGGCGCTGGGCGCCGCCGAGCTGGTCGGTGCCGCACTGGAGGCGCTGGCCACCGACCCCGAGCTGCTGGACGCCGAGCGCGCCCGGGTCCGCCTGCTGCTCGTCGACGATGCCCAGCACCTCGACCCGCAGGCGGCGCGGCTGGTGCGGGTACTGGCAGCGGGCGCCGACCTGGCACTGCTGGCCGGCGACCCCAACCAGGCGGTGTTCGGATTCCGCGGCGCCGACCCGGCGTTGCTGACGGCCGACGGACCGGTTATCGAACTCGGTCCTTCGCGTCGTTGTACGTCCGCGATCGCCGACGCGATCAGCGGTGTGGCTGCCGGACTGCCCGGCAGCGGTGGTTGGCGGCGCATTGACGGCATCGGCGACGGCGGGTCGGTCAGCGTGCGGTTAGCGGCCTCCGCACACGCCGAGACGGCCGTGATCGCCGACACGCTGCGCCGGGCGCATCTGGTCGACGGCCTACCGTGGTCGCAGCTGGCGGTGATCGTGCGCTCGGCGGCGGCGGCTTCCGCGCTCATGCGTGCGCTGGCTGCTGCCGGAGTTCCCGTCGCCTCGCCGTCGATGGCCGGGCCGGTCTGCGAACAGCCCGGTGCGCGCGCGCTGCTGACCGTGCTGTCGGCCACCGCCAACGGTCTGGACGCCGAACAGGCGGTGTCGTTGTTGACCGGGCCGATCGGGCGGGTCGACCCGGTGTCATTGCGGCAGCTTCGGCGTGCGCTGCGGCGCGCTGCCGGTGGGGAGCGCGACTTGGGCGAGCTGCTGGTCGAAGCGCTCGCCTCGAGCACCTCGGATCTGCCGGCGACGTTGGCCCGACCGGTGAACCGCGTGCGCGCGGTGCTGGCCGTCGCTGCGCGCGGGCACCGCGCGCACCGCGACCCGCGCTACACCCTCTGGCAAGCCTGGGAGCGCAGCGGCTTGCAGCGGCGCTGGCTGTCGGCGGTCGAACGCGGCGGTGTCGAGGGTGCGGCGGCCGATCGCAACCTCGCCGCGGTCACCGCACTGTTCGACATCGCCAACGAATACGTCACCCGCACCGCGGGCGCCTCACTGGCCGGCTTGCTCGACCACGTCGCCGCACTGCACCTTCCCTCGGTCGGCACCGACACCGCCGCTTCGACCGAGATGGTGGCAGTGCTCAGCCCGCATGCGGCGCTGGGCCGCGACTGGGAGCTCGTTGTCCTCGCCGGACTGCAGGATGGCTTGTGGCCCAATACAACTCCGCGCGGTGGCGTGTTGGGCACCCAGCGGCTGCTCGACGTGCTCGACGGGTTCGGTGACGAGGTGTCGGTGCGCGCCCCGCTGCTCGCCGAGGAACGCCGGCTGCTCATCGCCGCCATGGGGCGGGCCCGGCGCCGGCTGCTGGTCACCGCCGTCGACAGCGACGCGGGCGACGAGGCGGCGCTGCCGTCGCCGTTCGTCGCCGAGATCGCCGAGTGGGCCACCGAAGACGCTCCGGCTCCGGCCCAGCCAGTGGTGGCGCCGCCGGTGCTCACGCCCGCCGCGGTGGTGGGCCGACTGCGCGCAGTCGTGTCCGCACCGCAGGGATCGGTCGACGAGTCCCACCGCGCAACGGCCGCACAGCAATTGGCGCGGCTGGCGGCAGAAGGCGTGCCGGGGGCCGACCCGGCGCAGTGGTACGGCATGACCGCGGTCAGCACTTTCGAGCCGCTGTGGACCGGCGATGAGCACACCGTCACCCTCAGCCCATCCACGCTGCAGATCCTCACCGAATGCCCGCTGCGCTGGCTGGTCGAACGGCACGGCGGTACCGATCGCCGTGAACTGCGCTCGATGCTCGGCTCGGTGGTGCACGCGCTGATCGCCGACTCCGGCAAGAGTGCGAGCGTTTTGGCCGATGACCTCGAAAGGGTCTGGGCGACAATACCGTTCGACTCGTCATGGTTTGCCGACAACGAGCTGGCACGGCACCGGGCCATGCTGGAGGCCTTCCTGGCGTGGCGGTCCGCGACGCGCCACGAACTGACCGAGGTCGGCACCGAGATCGAAGTCGACGGAGTCGTCGCGGCATCCGACGAGCAAGCGCCGGGTGTTCGGGTGCGCGGGCGGGTCGACCGCCTGGAGCGCGACGCCGAGGGCCGGCTGGTGATCGTCGACGTCAAGACCGGCAAGAGCCCGGTCACCAAGGACGATGCGCAGCGCCACGCTCAGCTGGCCTTCTACCAGTTGGCCATCGCCGAGGGCGTCATCGCCGAGGACGACCGTCCCGGCGGCGGCCGGCTGGTCTACGTCGGCAAGCAGAGCGCGTCCGGCGCCACCGAACGTGAGCAGTCTGCGCTGACCGACGACAGCCGCGCCGAGTGGCGGCAGACGGTGCAGGACGCGGCCGCCGCCACCGCCGGCCCGCAGTTCGTCGCGCGGGTCAACGACGGCTGCACCCACTGCCCGATGCGATCCGGCTGCCCCGCCCACAACATGCCTCGAACGGAGCCGTCATGA